One Pirellulaceae bacterium DNA segment encodes these proteins:
- a CDS encoding sigma-70 family RNA polymerase sigma factor, whose product MTYLDTELHEIITKGKDRGFLTYDEVNKYLPDEDVNPEKLDNLLFALDEKGIKLVEKAPEPKFDKVRPGPSAEQVQAAKDKKEAEATAPAEDFRKMDSDPIRMYLSQMAHIPLLSREEEISLAKKIEVSRKRFRRTVLSSDFALKQTVETLSRVHKGELPFDRTIKVSLTEQLTKEQITARMPHNLATLNHLMQQNEADFKRIIARSTPPQERSLIRLRFIRRRRKCLQLAEELSLRTRRVQPLMRQLEEYSQRMFQIKNRLEVLPVDSSTKDERANLRRELRDLMVLTQESPRSLGEKCDRFRSEFELYEQVKRELSNGNLRLVVSIAKKYRNRGLSFLDLIQEGNTGLMRAVDKYEYRRGFKFSTYATWWIRQAITRAIADQARTIRIPVHMIDVLSKLRNIQKQLLQEKRREPTTSEIADRAGLTVDEARRVLDIGRHPVSLDRPVGDSEDASFGEFIEDHTSDSPVRNASNGILRQKIEGLLKTLTYREREIIRLRYGLGDGYTYTLEEVGRIFKVTRERVRQIEAKAVRKLQHPVRSQQLEGFMKAIAD is encoded by the coding sequence GTGACGTATCTCGATACCGAACTGCATGAAATTATCACGAAGGGGAAAGACCGAGGGTTCCTAACCTACGATGAGGTAAACAAGTATCTTCCCGACGAAGATGTCAATCCTGAAAAGCTTGACAATCTTCTCTTTGCACTCGACGAAAAAGGAATCAAACTCGTCGAGAAAGCACCTGAGCCCAAGTTCGACAAAGTAAGGCCAGGACCCTCCGCGGAACAGGTGCAGGCCGCCAAGGATAAAAAAGAGGCCGAGGCCACTGCTCCGGCCGAAGATTTCCGCAAGATGGATAGCGATCCGATTCGGATGTATTTGAGTCAGATGGCTCACATACCGCTGCTTTCCCGCGAAGAAGAAATCTCGCTGGCAAAAAAGATCGAAGTTTCACGAAAACGATTTCGACGTACGGTACTCAGCAGTGACTTTGCGCTGAAGCAAACGGTCGAGACGTTGTCCCGCGTCCACAAGGGAGAACTCCCCTTCGACCGGACAATCAAAGTCTCACTGACCGAGCAGCTCACGAAAGAACAGATCACCGCTCGGATGCCACATAATTTGGCGACCCTGAATCACTTGATGCAGCAAAACGAGGCTGACTTCAAGCGAATCATCGCTCGCTCCACTCCCCCGCAAGAACGATCGTTGATTCGCTTACGATTCATCCGGCGAAGACGCAAATGCCTCCAACTGGCTGAAGAACTGAGTCTGCGTACACGACGGGTCCAGCCGCTCATGCGTCAACTGGAAGAATACTCCCAGCGAATGTTCCAAATCAAAAATCGGCTGGAAGTACTCCCTGTCGATTCCAGCACCAAGGACGAGCGGGCAAATTTACGCCGAGAGCTACGGGACTTAATGGTGTTAACCCAGGAGAGCCCCCGCAGCTTGGGAGAAAAATGCGATCGGTTCCGCTCGGAGTTTGAGCTGTATGAACAAGTCAAACGAGAACTTTCCAATGGAAATCTTCGACTCGTCGTCTCCATCGCCAAAAAATATCGCAACCGCGGCCTCAGCTTCCTCGACCTGATTCAGGAAGGAAATACGGGGCTGATGCGAGCCGTTGATAAATACGAGTACCGGCGTGGATTTAAGTTTTCCACCTATGCAACCTGGTGGATTCGACAGGCAATTACTCGAGCGATCGCCGATCAAGCTCGCACGATTCGAATTCCTGTCCATATGATCGACGTTCTCTCAAAACTTCGAAATATTCAGAAGCAATTATTACAGGAAAAGCGGCGGGAACCGACGACCTCCGAGATCGCAGATCGAGCCGGTTTGACGGTGGATGAAGCGAGAAGAGTGCTCGACATCGGCCGACATCCCGTCAGCCTCGATCGCCCCGTAGGCGACAGCGAAGATGCGTCATTCGGCGAATTCATTGAGGATCATACCTCTGACAGCCCTGTCCGAAACGCTTCCAACGGCATTCTTAGACAGAAAATCGAGGGACTTCTGAAAACACTGACTTACCGTGAGCGGGAAATCATCCGCCTCCGTTACGGGCTCGGAGACGGCTACACTTACACGCTGGAGGAGGTCGGACGAATTTTCAAAGTGACTCGTGAGCGAGTTCGACAAATCGAAGCCAAGGCGGTCCGCAAGCTCCAACACCCGGTTCGCAGCCAACAACTCGAGGGCTTCATGAAGGCAATCGCCGATTAA
- a CDS encoding phospholipase has product MSADSKELQLKEREGRISDIRTKLNSCSSNREYQAFIEQIAADEQANSVLSDEILELFDKVTEHQKKVTEAVGALENGQNELNAIRARVDTERESLENDLARLSKELGTAEDQLPGDLKLDYQRIIKKRGDEGLAPLDGECCGGCFTTITTQTLNELMLSQAVFCKHCGCLMYLPEDHASSA; this is encoded by the coding sequence ATGTCTGCTGACTCAAAGGAGCTACAGCTCAAGGAACGTGAGGGTCGTATCTCAGACATCAGAACGAAGCTCAATAGCTGCAGCAGCAATCGTGAATATCAAGCGTTTATTGAACAAATTGCCGCTGACGAACAGGCTAACAGCGTTCTCTCGGACGAAATCCTGGAACTGTTCGACAAAGTTACCGAACATCAGAAAAAAGTCACCGAAGCGGTCGGGGCTCTGGAAAACGGGCAAAATGAACTGAATGCCATTCGCGCCCGGGTCGATACCGAACGGGAAAGTCTCGAGAACGATCTCGCACGCCTCTCCAAAGAGCTCGGAACAGCAGAAGACCAGCTGCCAGGCGACCTAAAGCTCGACTACCAACGGATTATCAAAAAACGAGGCGACGAAGGGCTCGCACCCCTCGATGGCGAATGCTGTGGTGGTTGTTTCACCACCATCACCACCCAAACACTCAATGAATTGATGCTCTCCCAAGCTGTTTTTTGTAAACATTGTGGCTGCCTCATGTATTTACCCGAGGATCACGCTTCGAGTGCCTAA
- the greA gene encoding transcription elongation factor GreA, which translates to MSDIIPMTRTGYNKIKAEAERLENDEMPKILKRLAEARAEGDLKENAEYHGARESQGMMQAKINQLRGKLSCASIIDPSKMPKDEVAFGATVVVKDLDYDDEEEYTLVGAGEEDYDSGKILCTSPVGQGLIGKKVGEKAEIEVPRGTLKFEILSIRYDL; encoded by the coding sequence ATGTCAGACATCATCCCCATGACCCGTACGGGTTACAACAAAATTAAAGCCGAAGCCGAACGTCTCGAAAATGACGAGATGCCGAAAATCCTCAAGCGGCTGGCTGAGGCAAGAGCGGAAGGTGATCTCAAGGAGAACGCTGAGTATCACGGCGCACGCGAATCCCAAGGGATGATGCAAGCCAAGATCAATCAGCTCCGTGGCAAGCTCTCCTGCGCCAGCATAATCGACCCTTCCAAAATGCCGAAAGATGAAGTGGCGTTTGGGGCGACCGTCGTCGTCAAGGATCTCGACTACGACGATGAAGAAGAATACACCCTCGTTGGTGCCGGCGAAGAAGATTACGATTCCGGAAAGATTCTTTGCACCAGTCCGGTGGGCCAAGGATTAATCGGTAAAAAGGTTGGTGAGAAAGCGGAAATCGAAGTCCCCCGCGGAACACTCAAATTTGAAATTCTCTCGATTCGTTACGATTTGTAA